A section of the Pseudomonas prosekii genome encodes:
- a CDS encoding virulence-associated protein E has protein sequence MKTSNQRQVALAGSACLDKVLSCLDKVKVAGTSKWKACCPAHDDKSPSLAITETSDGTVLLKCWAGCTAQDIVSAIGLELRDLFPGVKRERRGPSAAAIKHERVIYLIGKSMLDDGKLFGDDLQRFNLAKLRLGVK, from the coding sequence ATGAAAACCTCTAATCAGCGCCAAGTTGCGCTAGCGGGATCGGCTTGCCTGGATAAAGTGCTTAGTTGCCTCGACAAAGTTAAAGTTGCCGGCACTAGTAAGTGGAAAGCGTGTTGCCCTGCACATGACGACAAGTCTCCCAGCCTCGCCATAACTGAAACATCAGACGGTACTGTTTTGCTCAAGTGCTGGGCCGGATGTACGGCGCAGGACATTGTTTCGGCTATCGGTTTGGAATTGCGCGATCTATTCCCAGGAGTAAAGCGCGAACGCCGCGGCCCCAGTGCTGCCGCGATTAAACATGAGCGCGTCATATACCTAATCGGAAAGTCAATGCTCGATGACGGAAAGTTGTTTGGCGACGATCTACAGCGCTTCAACCTCGCCAAGCTGCGCCTGGGGGTCAAATGA
- a CDS encoding AAA family ATPase has protein sequence MSAQDLYADQWAKADSPTVWKVNAVCAASIKPVAIRWLWPGWLAKGKLHILAGAGGTGKTTLLLSLIATITTGGRWPDGSRCNEPGNALIWSSEDDIGDTLAPRLTAAGADMSRVYFIDGRVNAQGDADSFDPANDIALLRATANEIGGVSLLMIDPIVSAVKGDMHKANDVRRGLQGVVDFAEQNLCAVVGISHFAKGGAGSSPADRVIGSQAFSALARTVLVAAKQERSDVRVLARAKSNIGTDEGGVSYTIEPCDIEGGIETTRVQWGDVIEGSARDILSDVEACDEERLDDSDNPAEALRRILSAGPLTGKEAKNLMVGNGYTQKQIRNARENLSVTTARAGFGADTVVTWSLPQATGDYAAFPHRGKPAIDAPVEAELSVDEVAI, from the coding sequence ATGAGCGCTCAAGATCTTTATGCGGATCAGTGGGCGAAGGCCGACAGCCCCACAGTATGGAAAGTTAATGCCGTGTGCGCGGCGAGCATCAAGCCGGTGGCCATTCGCTGGTTGTGGCCAGGTTGGCTGGCAAAAGGAAAATTGCACATTTTGGCGGGAGCGGGCGGCACGGGGAAAACCACGTTGCTGCTTAGCCTGATCGCAACCATTACCACGGGTGGCCGTTGGCCGGACGGCAGCCGTTGCAATGAGCCCGGTAACGCCCTGATCTGGTCAAGCGAGGACGACATAGGCGATACGTTAGCGCCTCGACTGACCGCTGCTGGCGCTGACATGAGTCGGGTTTACTTCATTGATGGCCGCGTTAATGCCCAAGGCGACGCTGACTCGTTCGACCCGGCAAACGATATTGCCTTGCTTAGGGCAACAGCAAATGAAATAGGAGGTGTATCGCTGCTGATGATCGACCCCATTGTCAGCGCGGTGAAGGGCGATATGCACAAAGCCAATGACGTGCGTCGAGGCCTACAAGGCGTGGTGGACTTTGCCGAGCAAAACCTCTGTGCAGTGGTGGGAATATCCCACTTTGCCAAGGGCGGCGCCGGATCATCGCCAGCAGATCGAGTGATAGGCTCACAGGCGTTTTCAGCGCTGGCCAGGACAGTGCTCGTAGCAGCCAAGCAGGAAAGATCCGACGTGCGCGTGCTGGCGCGGGCGAAGTCGAACATCGGCACCGATGAGGGTGGCGTTTCTTACACCATCGAGCCCTGCGACATCGAGGGCGGGATCGAGACCACACGGGTGCAATGGGGTGATGTGATCGAGGGGAGCGCCCGCGACATCCTTAGCGATGTAGAAGCCTGCGACGAAGAGCGCCTGGATGACAGTGACAATCCAGCGGAGGCCTTGCGGCGAATCCTCAGCGCTGGGCCACTGACGGGAAAAGAAGCGAAAAACCTGATGGTGGGCAACGGGTATACGCAAAAACAGATCAGGAATGCGCGAGAAAATCTGTCGGTCACTACTGCCAGGGCTGGGTTTGGTGCAGACACCGTAGTCACCTGGTCACTCCCTCAAGCGACGGGTGATTACGCGGCCTTTCCTCACAGGGGAAAGCCAGCAATAGATGCCCCCGTGGAAGCCGAGCTGAGTGTGGATGAGGTGGCGATATGA
- a CDS encoding DNA-binding protein → MSVEDEIYTRLQQMDVAPLLGGLVPENATAKLLGYTPSYFRQMASAGQSPLPYVRRGNRRFYKIADISKFVTETA, encoded by the coding sequence GTGAGTGTTGAGGACGAAATCTACACCCGTTTGCAGCAGATGGATGTTGCTCCCCTGCTTGGCGGCCTGGTGCCGGAGAACGCCACCGCCAAGCTGCTGGGATACACACCTTCATACTTCCGCCAAATGGCGTCAGCTGGTCAATCGCCACTTCCCTACGTCCGCCGAGGTAATCGAAGGTTTTATAAAATCGCAGATATCAGCAAATTCGTTACGGAAACCGCATAA
- a CDS encoding ribbon-helix-helix domain-containing protein, with protein sequence MAEKRMTIHLDEDCIRNLEQLKRRLDAEAGEHSPMFSLPALARHAIRKWCDHVAAPMPRPWEQQPASDDDASSEG encoded by the coding sequence ATGGCCGAAAAACGCATGACTATTCACCTGGACGAAGACTGCATTCGCAACCTCGAACAACTCAAACGCCGCCTTGATGCCGAAGCCGGTGAGCACTCCCCAATGTTCTCTCTGCCCGCCCTGGCCCGCCACGCTATCCGCAAGTGGTGCGACCATGTCGCCGCTCCCATGCCGCGCCCCTGGGAACAACAACCCGCTAGCGATGACGACGCCAGCAGCGAGGGCTGA
- a CDS encoding ClpP-like prohead protease/major capsid protein fusion protein: MDIQIYDVIDEVTAQKVKAMVVGQLPLTVHINSPGGSVTDALAIYSILNKHQGHVTAVVDGLCASAATIVALAADEIVMAEHSLMMVHNPWTVTSGDATKMRKTADTLDMASREMAALYTARTGLSGEKVVAIMSAETWFNAYEAVDAGFAHRVDNAERGKPRLAATAMSFLATVVQAPEAATQSLQRLTDSREAHRQKLNALIGSFAGHESIQRLQASKEFMTYTTAQVREKLLVALGEGTTPISGLRTDTFAHAGNGNIVRDGMIDALSTRLGIAQAQDANNPYRTMTLAEMARASLTERGVGVASYGSKMQLVGAAFTHTTSDFGNVLMSVSEKAMLRGWESSGETFQRWTKKGSLSNFNPARRVGMSGFPTLPKVLEGAEYKYVTCNDRGAPIALATYGGLFSITRQAIINDDLSAFSALPAHLGRSASRTIGDLVYSVLTTNAAFVDGKPLFSADHGNIDETGAAMSPAILGELRRKMRLQKDDFDTALNISPAFVIVPAGLESAAMQVLNSTSVPGPETNSGIANPVSKMGQLIVESRLDRLSTPYWFVAAEQGSDTIEVAYLEGVDTPYLEEQVGWSVDGVSLKVRIDAGVAPLDYRGLARAKAV; the protein is encoded by the coding sequence ATGGACATTCAAATCTATGACGTGATCGACGAAGTCACCGCTCAAAAGGTCAAGGCCATGGTGGTCGGCCAACTGCCGCTAACCGTCCATATCAATAGCCCTGGCGGCAGCGTAACCGACGCCCTGGCGATCTACAGCATCCTGAATAAACACCAGGGCCATGTCACTGCCGTCGTCGATGGTTTGTGTGCCAGTGCGGCCACAATCGTGGCGCTGGCCGCCGATGAAATCGTGATGGCCGAGCACAGCTTGATGATGGTTCACAACCCGTGGACTGTTACATCTGGCGATGCCACCAAGATGCGCAAAACTGCCGACACGCTTGACATGGCCAGCCGCGAAATGGCCGCGCTTTATACCGCGCGAACGGGCCTTAGCGGAGAAAAGGTCGTGGCAATCATGAGTGCCGAAACATGGTTCAACGCCTATGAAGCCGTCGACGCTGGTTTTGCCCATCGTGTAGATAACGCCGAGCGCGGCAAGCCACGTTTGGCAGCGACGGCCATGTCATTCCTGGCCACCGTTGTTCAGGCGCCAGAAGCCGCAACGCAATCTCTCCAGCGGCTAACCGACAGCCGCGAAGCCCACCGCCAAAAGCTCAACGCACTTATCGGGTCTTTTGCAGGCCACGAAAGCATTCAGCGTCTACAAGCGAGTAAAGAATTCATGACCTACACCACCGCTCAAGTCCGCGAAAAACTGTTGGTAGCGTTGGGCGAAGGAACCACTCCGATCAGTGGCCTGCGCACCGACACGTTCGCCCATGCAGGTAATGGCAACATTGTCCGTGACGGCATGATCGATGCACTGAGCACTCGCCTGGGTATCGCTCAAGCTCAGGATGCCAACAACCCTTATCGAACCATGACCTTGGCTGAGATGGCTCGCGCGTCTCTCACCGAACGTGGTGTAGGCGTGGCCAGTTACGGCTCGAAAATGCAGTTGGTGGGGGCAGCCTTTACACACACCACCAGCGACTTCGGTAATGTGCTGATGAGCGTTTCCGAAAAAGCCATGCTGCGGGGCTGGGAGTCCAGCGGCGAGACGTTCCAACGCTGGACCAAAAAAGGCTCGCTGAGCAACTTCAACCCCGCGCGCCGAGTTGGCATGTCCGGCTTCCCAACGCTGCCTAAAGTCCTCGAAGGGGCTGAGTACAAATACGTTACCTGCAACGACCGGGGCGCACCGATCGCTCTCGCGACCTATGGCGGACTGTTCAGCATTACCCGCCAGGCGATCATCAATGATGACTTGAGCGCATTCAGCGCGCTTCCTGCCCACCTGGGCCGTTCGGCAAGCCGCACCATTGGCGACTTGGTTTATTCAGTGCTGACCACCAACGCGGCCTTCGTCGACGGCAAGCCACTGTTCAGTGCCGATCACGGCAACATCGACGAAACCGGTGCCGCTATGTCCCCTGCGATCCTGGGCGAACTGCGCCGCAAGATGCGCTTGCAGAAAGATGACTTCGATACAGCGCTGAATATCTCACCCGCTTTTGTCATTGTCCCGGCCGGCCTTGAGTCAGCCGCCATGCAGGTGCTGAACAGTACGTCGGTGCCAGGGCCAGAGACCAACAGCGGAATCGCCAACCCTGTCAGCAAGATGGGCCAGCTCATCGTCGAAAGCCGACTGGATCGACTGTCTACACCGTACTGGTTCGTCGCGGCGGAGCAAGGGTCGGACACCATCGAAGTGGCCTACCTGGAGGGCGTCGACACACCTTATTTGGAGGAGCAGGTAGGGTGGTCTGTGGACGGTGTTAGCCTCAAGGTGCGTATCGATGCCGGTGTGGCTCCGCTGGATTATCGCGGCCTGGCTCGCGCGAAAGCCGTCTAA
- a CDS encoding tyrosine-type recombinase/integrase — MPCPDLKTLTVVISDAEIRRHTGGEIRQLRDIRHPELRFRYSTTDRNKGAWHVVVRGKWGKAGNYPSISAKLMISTLPTILARRAVDPKAASTTTAWRTVGEVLTWYADRMGRDRGLSAKRKASVQSALRCHLVPRLQDVTLANLDRASLDRLLMWPMQERYSLSFVRSVYGVLAVAFRQAMRLGLITANPMADLKYTDFVQTRIKPKPARLRGDDLPTLLHALTERIEHAPLESMLALMMLCHGTRLGETRLARWKNLNLTTRQWFIPAPDTKTKAEHTLPLTEQACALIERYRTIQQTAGYQGPLLFPGRTGTAISATNASTLFAGLAKGSWSSHDLRKVARTAWADLGVDYMVGEMLLNHAMKDLDATYIHTTAEGMKRKALETWHNHLDHHGFTALHGGTYAGHAVEASPTQTSISVASIDSPYPSQGRMRNDEAGGNPRAEARQEVWGHFTQWTDV; from the coding sequence ATGCCTTGTCCCGACCTCAAGACCCTGACGGTCGTGATCAGTGATGCCGAGATTCGCCGCCACACTGGCGGCGAAATTCGTCAACTGCGCGACATCCGTCACCCCGAACTCAGATTCCGCTACTCCACCACCGACCGCAACAAGGGCGCCTGGCATGTCGTCGTGCGTGGCAAGTGGGGCAAAGCCGGTAATTATCCCAGCATCAGTGCCAAACTGATGATTAGCACACTGCCGACGATCCTGGCACGACGCGCAGTCGATCCCAAGGCAGCCTCCACCACCACCGCCTGGCGCACCGTTGGAGAGGTGCTGACCTGGTACGCCGATCGTATGGGGCGGGACCGGGGGTTGTCGGCCAAACGAAAAGCCAGTGTTCAGTCAGCCTTGCGCTGTCATCTGGTACCACGCCTTCAGGATGTCACGCTGGCAAACCTTGACCGTGCCAGTCTCGACCGCCTGCTGATGTGGCCCATGCAAGAGCGTTACTCGTTGTCATTCGTGCGTTCGGTGTATGGCGTGCTGGCGGTCGCCTTCCGGCAAGCCATGCGCCTTGGCCTGATCACCGCCAATCCCATGGCCGACCTCAAGTACACCGACTTCGTACAGACCCGCATCAAGCCCAAGCCCGCCCGGTTACGCGGTGATGACCTACCAACGCTTCTGCACGCCCTGACCGAACGGATCGAACATGCACCGCTGGAATCGATGCTCGCGTTGATGATGCTCTGTCATGGCACCCGACTGGGCGAAACGAGGCTGGCTCGTTGGAAGAACCTCAACCTCACCACCCGCCAGTGGTTTATCCCCGCACCGGACACCAAGACCAAAGCCGAGCACACGCTGCCACTGACCGAGCAAGCCTGCGCCCTGATCGAGCGCTACCGGACCATACAGCAAACAGCAGGGTATCAAGGGCCGCTCCTGTTCCCTGGACGCACTGGTACGGCGATTAGTGCCACCAACGCCAGCACCCTGTTTGCCGGTTTGGCCAAGGGTTCATGGTCGAGCCATGACCTGCGCAAAGTGGCTCGTACCGCCTGGGCTGATCTAGGCGTGGATTACATGGTGGGCGAAATGCTGCTGAACCACGCCATGAAAGACCTGGATGCGACCTACATCCACACCACTGCCGAGGGCATGAAGCGCAAGGCTCTGGAGACGTGGCACAACCACCTCGACCACCACGGCTTCACTGCCTTGCACGGTGGGACATATGCGGGACACGCGGTAGAGGCATCACCCACGCAGACCAGTATCAGCGTGGCCTCCATCGATTCTCCATATCCATCCCAAGGGAGGATGCGAAACGATGAGGCCGGGGGCAATCCTAGAGCTGAAGCGCGGCAAGAAGTCTGGGGGCATTTCACCCAGTGGACGGACGTATGA
- a CDS encoding histone-like nucleoid-structuring protein, MvaT/MvaU family: MSKLAEFRQLEKHLAEQLKALEAMKGNDGLKKEIEFETKLRKLLEQYGFSLNHIINLLEPKTTARRQTASPVAKTRKPRGLKVYKNPKTGEVIETKGGNHKALKEWKAEHGADVVEGWLKK, translated from the coding sequence ATGTCCAAACTCGCAGAATTTCGTCAGTTGGAAAAGCATCTTGCCGAGCAACTCAAGGCATTGGAGGCGATGAAGGGTAATGACGGACTGAAGAAGGAAATCGAGTTCGAGACCAAGCTGCGCAAGCTGCTCGAACAGTACGGTTTTAGTCTGAATCACATCATCAATCTGCTGGAACCGAAGACCACGGCCCGACGCCAAACTGCATCACCTGTCGCCAAGACGCGCAAACCACGCGGCCTCAAGGTGTATAAAAACCCGAAGACCGGTGAAGTCATCGAAACCAAGGGCGGCAATCACAAAGCATTGAAAGAGTGGAAAGCAGAGCACGGTGCCGACGTCGTCGAGGGCTGGCTGAAGAAGTAA
- a CDS encoding exonuclease domain-containing protein has product MDFTVIDVETANPNLASICQVGIAVFRGGKLHQTWSSLVNPEDYFHPMNSAVHGIDESMVASAPSWAQVYPQILPFVTHQIVASHMPFDRTATLRACQNAGLAHFDCSWLDTARVARRTWSEFSQSGYGLKNLATTLGISFEHHDAVEDARAAGEILVHAMTHTGLTAADWCSLANQPLANVLRSFNQLVINPNGELAGNVVVFTGALSIPRREAAELAASGGCEIGSGVTKHTTLLVVGDQDIGRLAGKDRSSKHVKAEELIAKGQNIRILGESDFQVLLGFESLGR; this is encoded by the coding sequence ATGGATTTCACGGTTATCGATGTCGAAACAGCCAACCCCAACCTCGCGAGTATTTGCCAGGTAGGAATTGCGGTATTCAGAGGTGGGAAACTTCACCAGACCTGGAGTTCGCTGGTCAATCCAGAGGACTACTTTCACCCAATGAACTCCGCCGTGCATGGCATTGATGAAAGCATGGTGGCTTCGGCGCCATCCTGGGCGCAGGTCTATCCACAAATATTGCCATTCGTTACCCATCAAATCGTCGCAAGTCACATGCCCTTCGATCGAACTGCAACGCTGCGAGCCTGCCAGAACGCAGGTTTGGCGCATTTCGACTGCTCGTGGCTGGACACCGCAAGAGTTGCGCGCCGCACCTGGAGCGAGTTTTCGCAATCGGGCTACGGCCTGAAAAACCTCGCGACCACTTTGGGCATTTCCTTCGAGCATCACGATGCTGTGGAGGACGCGCGTGCAGCCGGGGAAATTCTGGTCCATGCAATGACTCACACAGGCTTGACGGCGGCAGATTGGTGTTCGCTCGCTAACCAGCCACTGGCAAATGTTCTGCGCTCGTTCAACCAACTGGTCATCAATCCGAATGGGGAATTGGCCGGCAATGTCGTGGTGTTCACTGGGGCGCTGTCCATCCCTCGCAGAGAGGCGGCTGAACTGGCTGCTTCTGGGGGGTGTGAAATCGGGAGTGGAGTGACGAAGCACACCACTTTGCTGGTCGTCGGCGATCAGGATATTGGGCGATTGGCGGGGAAAGACAGGAGCTCGAAACATGTGAAGGCTGAGGAGCTGATTGCCAAGGGGCAGAACATTCGCATTTTGGGCGAGAGTGATTTTCAGGTGTTGTTGGGATTTGAATCTTTGGGGCGTTGA
- a CDS encoding DUF6124 family protein: protein MKKISPDSTENTVLAEPDTTDQSANPAVAQPPTSARVRTPRLVDPMTCIFEVQPDADAITMLDHASQNLALVKALVRELMTQMEGRDRNTVVVIGKLAMLSEILINRALKNLEARGQTPVFH from the coding sequence TTGAAAAAGATCAGCCCAGATTCAACTGAAAATACCGTGCTTGCAGAACCCGACACCACCGACCAGAGCGCAAACCCCGCCGTCGCTCAACCTCCGACCAGCGCTCGCGTGCGAACCCCGAGACTGGTTGACCCGATGACCTGCATCTTCGAGGTCCAGCCGGACGCCGATGCGATCACGATGCTCGATCACGCCAGCCAGAATCTGGCGCTGGTCAAAGCCTTGGTGAGAGAGCTGATGACGCAAATGGAAGGCCGGGACCGCAACACGGTCGTGGTGATTGGCAAGTTGGCCATGTTGAGCGAGATCTTGATCAACCGGGCGCTGAAGAATCTTGAAGCTCGGGGGCAAACGCCGGTTTTTCATTAA
- a CDS encoding type II toxin-antitoxin system HipA family toxin, which produces MKMVTLKVSTPDGSSGSVFTSAEDFIFRYHEDALPPMAISLSMPVRPDEFRRRDLHPIFQMNLPEGYVLEQLRNRLAKTVNIDPMMLLALSGSSSPIGRVQVRSDAIDVLLGEQQFKGEKLEEILAWDGAEDIFADLLDRYILRAGISGVQPKVLVPEQRGSELSRVTTKTSDLIIKSGRDEFPGLAINEFLCMSIAKEAGIPAPEFYLSDNSKLFVMRRFDRDPQLNPIGFEDMAALMGLSADQKYSKSYAAIAKAIRLFCPAEHQRSSLDQLFDSVALSCIVGNGDAHLKNFGLLYSEPTQRDARLAPAYDIVNTTAYIPEDVLALDLAGNKSMFASRQGLLEFAHTCDVEHPKERIQRLLTALEKTLGSYPEYREQAPHVVSSIEESAAPFALTFR; this is translated from the coding sequence ATGAAGATGGTCACTCTCAAAGTCAGCACACCTGACGGCAGTAGCGGCAGTGTTTTTACCAGCGCTGAGGACTTCATTTTCCGTTACCACGAAGACGCGTTGCCGCCGATGGCGATCAGTCTGTCGATGCCTGTACGACCTGACGAATTCCGCCGACGAGATCTGCACCCGATCTTTCAGATGAATCTCCCGGAAGGCTACGTGCTGGAACAACTGCGTAATCGCCTGGCCAAAACGGTAAACATCGACCCGATGATGTTGTTGGCACTCTCCGGTAGCAGCTCGCCCATTGGCCGAGTGCAGGTTCGTTCTGACGCGATCGACGTATTGCTCGGGGAACAGCAATTCAAAGGTGAAAAACTCGAAGAAATTCTGGCGTGGGATGGCGCTGAGGACATCTTCGCCGACCTTCTTGATCGCTATATCCTGCGAGCCGGTATTTCGGGCGTTCAGCCCAAGGTATTGGTGCCCGAACAGCGAGGCTCTGAGCTGTCCCGCGTAACCACGAAGACATCTGATCTGATCATTAAAAGTGGCCGGGACGAATTTCCGGGCCTTGCGATCAATGAGTTTCTTTGCATGTCCATCGCCAAGGAGGCAGGCATCCCGGCACCGGAGTTTTACCTCTCTGATAACTCCAAACTGTTCGTCATGCGCCGCTTTGACCGCGACCCGCAACTTAATCCAATCGGCTTCGAAGACATGGCGGCGCTAATGGGCCTCTCGGCCGATCAGAAATACAGCAAAAGCTACGCCGCCATCGCCAAAGCAATACGGCTGTTTTGTCCGGCGGAGCATCAGCGTTCATCGCTTGATCAACTATTTGATAGCGTGGCGCTCAGTTGCATCGTCGGAAACGGCGACGCGCATTTGAAAAACTTCGGTTTGCTCTATTCCGAGCCAACGCAGCGCGATGCACGACTCGCTCCCGCCTATGACATCGTCAACACCACCGCTTACATCCCAGAAGATGTGTTGGCGTTGGACCTGGCGGGCAACAAATCAATGTTCGCCTCCCGTCAGGGCTTATTGGAGTTTGCACATACCTGTGACGTAGAGCATCCCAAAGAGCGCATTCAGCGGCTGCTTACAGCGCTCGAAAAAACCCTTGGCAGTTATCCCGAGTACAGAGAGCAGGCGCCCCACGTGGTCAGTTCCATTGAAGAGTCCGCCGCACCTTTCGCGTTAACGTTCAGATAG
- a CDS encoding helix-turn-helix transcriptional regulator produces the protein MDCYLLISRLAKQIREKRLNRGLTQASLAELAGLTRQKVIAVEKGSPSIGMLAYARVLGALDCELAVLPAAMPTLEELGELFK, from the coding sequence ATGGACTGCTATCTGCTCATTTCACGGCTTGCGAAACAGATCCGCGAAAAACGCCTTAACCGCGGCCTCACGCAGGCCAGTCTCGCCGAGCTCGCTGGTCTGACGCGGCAAAAAGTCATTGCTGTAGAAAAGGGCAGTCCTTCAATTGGCATGCTGGCGTATGCGCGAGTCCTTGGCGCTCTTGATTGCGAATTGGCGGTGCTCCCCGCCGCCATGCCGACCCTTGAAGAGCTTGGAGAGTTGTTCAAATGA
- a CDS encoding GNAT family N-acetyltransferase, with translation MDVLLTQCRSPVSLRAPDPALSVALQRALNDSFAVHSEFLPWAKSFTSEDEARAFMLRSVDEFTSETGERRFFIVAGDGEAMVGCIGLIPRGRNRHEVGYWANTEFAGKGYMRRALTALIGNLPGDVFYLTTSSANLASQRLAVAAGFALIRIFKRARHTELHGVQDTYLYRLKGA, from the coding sequence ATGGACGTTTTATTAACTCAGTGCCGGTCTCCAGTAAGTTTGCGGGCGCCGGATCCTGCGTTATCCGTGGCGCTGCAGCGAGCGTTAAATGACAGCTTTGCCGTGCATTCGGAGTTTTTGCCTTGGGCGAAATCCTTTACCTCTGAGGACGAGGCGCGGGCGTTCATGTTGCGCTCGGTTGATGAATTCACTAGCGAGACTGGCGAGCGGCGGTTTTTTATTGTTGCCGGCGATGGCGAGGCGATGGTTGGCTGCATTGGCTTGATCCCGCGCGGTCGCAATCGGCATGAGGTGGGTTATTGGGCTAACACTGAGTTTGCCGGCAAGGGTTATATGCGGCGGGCGCTGACGGCGTTGATCGGTAATTTGCCGGGCGATGTTTTTTATCTGACAACGTCCTCGGCGAACCTGGCGAGTCAGCGGTTGGCGGTGGCGGCGGGTTTTGCGTTGATCCGCATATTCAAGCGCGCGCGGCACACGGAACTGCATGGGGTTCAGGATACGTATCTGTATCGCTTGAAAGGGGCGTAG
- a CDS encoding ATPase domain-containing protein, translated as MSTKVTINRLATGVPGLDEVLGGGLPEFSFNMIAGPPGCGKTTLAHQMMFALATPERPALFFTVLGEPPLKMLRYQQQFDFFDSDAINQSIRYINLVDDTLAGDLDEVLRRIVSEVETHAPALVFVDSFRSVVLASQTQDNPNNNLPQFVQQLGMLMTTWQATTFLIGEYFTETDTNPIFTVADGLIWLRQSVERNSMVRKMEIMKMRGQPTLPGLHTFRIATSGIKVFAPAPLNRVGVPLEFPIKRLKMGVPQLDEMLGGGLPRGYSLLVAGPSGSGKSILAATFLAEGARNGETGVIAVFEQRPNHSQNTTLAKLIESGQVGLVDSRAPDLSIDEIVQLLLCEITRLKATRVVIDSLSGFELALAPTFREDFRESLSRMVTALTGAGVSVLMTSELEDRYTDLRFSPYGTAFLTDAIIVQRYIEVQSRLLRIMAVVKVRASAHSDELRLYRIDDGGLQVGEMLPDQEGLLGGRPTRRPGSDEA; from the coding sequence ATGAGCACCAAAGTGACTATCAACCGTCTGGCCACCGGCGTGCCAGGCCTGGACGAGGTGCTGGGCGGAGGATTACCCGAGTTTTCGTTCAACATGATCGCCGGCCCTCCTGGCTGCGGTAAAACTACCCTGGCGCATCAAATGATGTTTGCCCTGGCGACGCCGGAACGCCCGGCGTTGTTCTTTACCGTGCTCGGCGAGCCGCCGCTGAAGATGCTGCGTTATCAGCAGCAATTCGACTTTTTCGACAGCGACGCGATCAACCAGTCGATCCGCTACATCAATTTGGTCGACGATACGTTGGCCGGCGATCTGGATGAGGTATTGCGGCGCATCGTCAGCGAAGTCGAGACCCACGCCCCGGCGCTGGTGTTTGTCGACTCGTTCCGCTCCGTGGTGCTGGCCAGCCAGACCCAGGACAATCCCAACAACAACCTGCCGCAGTTCGTTCAGCAACTGGGCATGTTGATGACCACCTGGCAGGCAACGACCTTCCTGATTGGCGAATACTTCACCGAAACCGACACCAACCCGATTTTCACCGTGGCCGACGGCCTGATCTGGTTGCGCCAGAGCGTCGAGCGCAACTCGATGGTGCGCAAGATGGAAATCATGAAGATGCGCGGCCAGCCGACATTGCCCGGTTTGCACACCTTCCGCATCGCCACGTCCGGGATCAAGGTCTTCGCGCCAGCGCCGCTCAACCGGGTTGGAGTACCGCTGGAATTCCCGATCAAACGCCTGAAAATGGGGGTTCCGCAGCTCGACGAAATGCTCGGCGGTGGCTTGCCTCGTGGTTATTCGTTGCTGGTGGCCGGGCCGTCGGGTTCCGGCAAAAGCATTCTCGCCGCGACGTTCCTCGCGGAAGGCGCGCGCAATGGCGAAACCGGGGTAATTGCAGTGTTTGAGCAACGGCCCAATCACTCGCAAAACACCACGTTGGCCAAACTCATTGAGAGCGGTCAGGTCGGCTTGGTCGACAGCCGCGCGCCGGACTTGTCGATCGACGAAATCGTCCAGTTACTGCTCTGTGAAATCACTCGATTGAAAGCCACTCGCGTGGTCATCGACTCGCTGTCGGGCTTCGAACTGGCGCTGGCGCCGACCTTCCGCGAAGACTTCCGCGAGTCGCTGTCGCGCATGGTCACGGCGCTGACCGGTGCCGGCGTCAGCGTGCTGATGACCTCGGAACTGGAGGACCGCTACACCGACCTGCGTTTCAGCCCTTACGGCACGGCGTTTCTCACCGATGCGATCATCGTCCAGCGCTACATCGAAGTGCAGAGCCGTTTGCTGCGCATCATGGCCGTGGTCAAGGTCCGCGCCAGCGCTCATTCCGACGAGTTGCGCCTGTACCGCATCGACGATGGCGGCTTGCAGGTCGGCGAAATGCTCCCGGACCAGGAAGGTTTGCTCGGGGGCCGGCCAACCCGGCGGCCCGGAAGTGACGAGGCGTAA